A genome region from Triticum aestivum cultivar Chinese Spring chromosome 2B, IWGSC CS RefSeq v2.1, whole genome shotgun sequence includes the following:
- the LOC123044376 gene encoding U-box domain-containing protein 4, with protein MDSDASVSPRRRSCYSDSGDSSCSEPFSECGSDDLSFTPAAAAGIHRLLLSCAAEASDGSISELVAELESPSASVDSLRRAAMELRLLAKHNPDNRIRIAASGAVRPLVALLSHADPLLQEHGVTALLNLSICDENKAIMVEAGAIRPLVRALKSAASPAARENAACALLRLSQLDGAAAAAVGRAGAIPLLVSLLETGGARGKKDAATALYALCSGARENRLRAVEAGAVRPLLDLMSDPESGMVDKAAYVLHSLVGFAEGRSATVEEGGIPVLVEMVEVGTSRQKEIATLSLLQICDDNAAYRTMVAREGAIPPLVALSQSSSARPKLKTKAEALIEMLRQPRSASLRATRPAAIVAAE; from the exons ATGGACTCGGACGCCTCCGTCTCCCCGCGGCGGCGGAGCTGCTACAGCGACAGCGGCGACTCCTCCTGCTCCGAGCCCTTCAGCGAGTGCGGCAGCGACGACCTCTCCttcacgcccgccgccgccgcgggcatcCACCGCCTGCTGCTCTCCTGCGCGGCCGAGGCGTCCGACGGCTCCATCTCCGAGCTCGTCGCCGAGCTCGAGTCGCCCTCGGCGTCGGTCGACTCgctccgccgcgccgccatggagcTGCGGCTGCTCGCCAAGCACAACCCGGACAACCGCATCCGCATCGCGGCCTCCGGGGCGGTGCGGCCGCTCGTCGCGCTGCTGTCGCACGCCGACCCGCTGCTGCAGGAGCACGGGGTCACGGCGCTGCTCAACCTCTCCATCTGCGACGAGAACAAGGCCATCATGGTCGAGGCCGGCGCGATACGGCCGCTCGTGCGCGCGCTCAAGTcggccgcgtcgcccgcggccaGGGAGAACGCCGCCTGCGCGCTGCTCCGCCTCTCCCAGctcgacggcgccgccgccgccgccgtcggccgcgCGGGCGCTATCCCGCTGCTGGTGTCCCTCCTCGAgaccggcggcgcgcgcgggaagAAGGACGCCGCCACGGCGCTCTACGCGCTCTGCAGCGGCGCGCGCGAGAACCGCCTGCGTGCCGTCGAGGCCGGCGCCGTGCGCCCGCTGCTGGACCTCATGTCGGACCCGGAGTCCGGCATGGTGGACAAGGCCGCCTACGTGCTCCACTCGCTGGTGGGCTTCGCCGAGGGCCGCTCCGCCACCGTGGAGGAGGGCGGCATCCCCGTGCTGGTGGAGATGGTGGAGGTCGGGACCTCGCGGCAGAAGGAGATCGCCACGCTCTCCCTCCTCCAGATCTGCGACGACAACGCAGCGTACCGCACCATGGTTGCCCGCGAGGGCGCCatccctcccctcgtcgccctatccCAGTCCTCCTCCGCCCGCCCCAAGCTGAAAACCAAG GCTGAGGCGCTGATCGAGATGCTACGGCAACCGCGGAGCGCGAGCCTGCGCGCTACTAGGCCGGCGGCGATCGTTGCGGCGGAGTGA